The Haloplanus sp. CK5-1 genome contains a region encoding:
- a CDS encoding cation:proton antiporter — protein sequence MASEVALFEVGVLFAAVALVGGIASRLRQSVIPFYIATGILLGPYVVGRLTPYALEATEFVELGAELGIVFLLFFLGLEFNLNRLLANRSRIGKAGTVDLVVNFGGGLVLGFVLFRAFLPAFLVAGIVYISSSAIITKSLIDLGWIANDEAEPMLGTLVYEDLVIAVYLVVASALLLGGGDIGAAAQSIGVALGVILVLLAVVWFGTPFFQRVLDADSHEFIVLRAVGITVLAAGAALALGVSEAVAAFFIGMAFSSTEHVEQLERLLEPIRDLFAAVFFVWIGLVTDPLVFAGVLTLILVAVVVTVPTKLVSGYLGGRMYDLDIRQSTRVGLGMTTRGEFSLIIATLALSGSGTTLTETVAQTIYAFAVGYVLVMSIVGTMLMQYSTPIEEAIVPRLSKVFSDSSVEN from the coding sequence GTGGCGAGTGAGGTGGCGCTTTTCGAAGTCGGGGTGTTGTTTGCCGCGGTTGCACTCGTCGGTGGTATCGCCAGCCGGCTTCGCCAGTCGGTCATCCCGTTCTATATTGCAACGGGCATCCTGCTCGGTCCGTACGTTGTCGGCCGACTCACCCCCTACGCGCTCGAAGCGACCGAGTTTGTCGAACTGGGTGCTGAACTCGGCATCGTGTTTTTGTTGTTCTTTCTCGGACTCGAGTTCAACCTCAACCGCCTGCTAGCCAATCGGAGTCGTATCGGTAAAGCCGGTACAGTCGACCTTGTCGTCAACTTCGGTGGTGGGCTGGTACTCGGATTCGTCCTCTTTCGGGCATTCCTGCCAGCGTTTCTGGTCGCGGGAATCGTCTACATTTCCTCATCAGCCATCATCACGAAGTCCCTCATTGACCTCGGGTGGATCGCCAACGACGAGGCCGAGCCGATGCTTGGCACGCTCGTCTACGAGGACCTCGTCATCGCGGTGTATCTCGTCGTCGCCTCGGCACTGTTGTTAGGGGGTGGTGATATCGGAGCGGCCGCGCAGTCGATCGGAGTCGCACTGGGCGTCATCCTCGTCTTGTTGGCAGTCGTGTGGTTCGGGACACCGTTCTTCCAGCGAGTGCTCGACGCTGACTCGCACGAATTTATCGTGCTTCGAGCCGTCGGAATCACCGTCCTCGCTGCCGGTGCAGCACTCGCGCTCGGCGTCAGTGAGGCGGTCGCCGCCTTCTTCATCGGGATGGCCTTCTCCTCGACCGAACACGTCGAACAACTGGAGCGGCTCCTTGAGCCGATTCGTGACCTCTTTGCTGCCGTCTTTTTCGTTTGGATCGGCCTCGTGACCGATCCCCTGGTGTTCGCGGGCGTTCTCACGCTCATCCTCGTTGCGGTCGTGGTAACAGTCCCGACGAAGCTGGTGAGCGGGTATCTCGGCGGTCGGATGTACGACCTGGATATCCGTCAGTCGACGCGAGTCGGACTCGGAATGACTACCCGAGGCGAGTTCTCGCTCATCATCGCGACGCTGGCACTATCCGGTTCAGGAACCACGCTGACTGAGACGGTCGCCCAGACGATCTATGCATTTGCCGTCGGCTACGTCCTGGTCATGAGTATCGTCGGAACGATGCTGATGCAGTATTCGACTCCGATCGAGGAGGCTATTGTCCCACGACTTTCGAAGGTTTTCTCTGATTCTTCCGTTGAGAATTGA
- a CDS encoding diadenylate cyclase, giving the protein MADPDPLRVEYTTVRELTDFLMYAVESISLSFDRWEEEHVRGPGLYFVIVTGVHSGSYADSLGENRWPTETCRVVSEDLDRFVEAARNVGFTRGGAVIISTDGTIQEQMVRIKSQSDVGEGNTIEYADWMGTKHLSAIEVSVRSEVVAAVTLSEENGRVSIFQDGNYEDYKRDELGGVWRPSE; this is encoded by the coding sequence ATGGCAGATCCGGATCCATTACGAGTCGAGTACACCACAGTGAGAGAGCTGACTGATTTTCTGATGTATGCGGTCGAGAGCATCAGCCTTAGCTTCGACCGGTGGGAGGAAGAGCACGTCCGCGGTCCAGGATTGTATTTCGTTATCGTAACTGGAGTCCACTCCGGATCATATGCTGACTCGCTGGGCGAGAATAGATGGCCAACCGAAACCTGTCGAGTCGTATCGGAAGATCTCGATAGATTCGTTGAGGCGGCACGCAACGTTGGGTTCACACGCGGTGGTGCTGTTATCATCAGCACGGACGGTACCATCCAAGAGCAGATGGTTCGGATCAAAAGCCAGAGTGACGTCGGGGAGGGCAATACGATCGAGTATGCCGACTGGATGGGGACGAAGCATCTGAGCGCTATCGAGGTCTCAGTTCGTTCAGAGGTGGTCGCGGCTGTCACACTCAGCGAGGAAAATGGCCGCGTGTCGATTTTTCAGGATGGGAATTACGAGGACTACAAGCGCGACGAATTAGGTGGTGTGTGGCGCCCATCGGAGTGA
- a CDS encoding TrkA family potassium uptake protein, with the protein MTETKRFVVAGGGRVGLQTAENLADQGHEVVLIESDAERVEELSDAYLGPVIHGDATRPSILKQTDLNRADAIAALTDETGTNLAICMETQQLAPSVRTLARAETQTGHEYGEVVDATVLPQHLGGDHAADMLTGEDIRTLIYPTADLDIIEVTVAESSPVAGRRLDEVALPTGSLLISTADREELAGADTILEPGERYILAVESGVVDEVLNLMRG; encoded by the coding sequence ATGACCGAAACCAAACGGTTCGTAGTCGCCGGTGGGGGACGGGTTGGCCTACAGACGGCCGAGAACCTCGCGGACCAAGGCCACGAGGTGGTGTTGATCGAGTCCGACGCGGAGCGTGTCGAAGAACTGTCGGATGCCTACCTCGGCCCCGTCATCCATGGCGATGCCACGCGCCCCTCGATCCTGAAACAGACGGACCTGAACCGAGCCGATGCTATCGCAGCACTCACCGACGAGACGGGGACGAATCTGGCAATCTGTATGGAGACTCAACAACTCGCTCCATCAGTTCGAACGCTCGCCCGCGCCGAGACACAAACCGGTCACGAATACGGCGAGGTGGTTGATGCGACCGTTCTGCCACAGCATCTCGGCGGCGACCACGCGGCGGATATGCTCACCGGTGAGGACATCCGGACACTGATCTATCCGACCGCCGACCTCGACATCATCGAGGTAACTGTCGCCGAATCGTCACCCGTTGCGGGGCGACGTCTCGACGAGGTTGCTCTTCCAACGGGCAGTCTCCTAATCTCGACCGCAGACCGTGAAGAGCTCGCGGGGGCCGATACGATTCTAGAGCCGGGCGAGCGCTATATCCTCGCCGTCGAGTCCGGTGTCGTTGACGAGGTATTGAATCTCATGCGTGGGTAG
- a CDS encoding winged helix-turn-helix domain-containing protein, with protein MGTDSGQPNGDPGAITEAREDWKSSTTALERVQQVVEQTTTPKIAGEIAEEALVSEPTARKHLKSLVEVGTAAATEEGGATKYVRNEDTLLYQRIRELAAEHSRKELIESIQRMKRRIKKFEDDYDAASPEDLATSLGSDASEGAWEAVSEWQTTERNLHIAQAAINYGRARDLGAATQ; from the coding sequence ATGGGAACGGATTCTGGCCAGCCGAACGGAGATCCCGGGGCAATTACAGAGGCACGTGAAGACTGGAAGAGTTCAACCACCGCGTTAGAACGCGTCCAGCAAGTCGTCGAACAGACGACGACGCCGAAAATTGCGGGCGAAATCGCCGAGGAAGCACTCGTGAGTGAACCGACCGCTCGGAAGCATCTCAAGTCGCTGGTTGAGGTAGGTACGGCGGCCGCGACTGAGGAGGGTGGTGCGACGAAGTACGTCCGGAACGAGGATACGCTTCTGTACCAGCGGATTCGAGAGTTGGCGGCGGAACACAGTCGCAAAGAGCTGATCGAGAGCATTCAACGGATGAAACGCCGTATCAAGAAATTCGAGGACGACTACGACGCAGCGTCGCCGGAGGACCTCGCAACCTCGCTAGGAAGCGACGCGTCAGAAGGCGCCTGGGAGGCGGTGTCCGAGTGGCAGACGACGGAACGGAACCTGCATATCGCCCAGGCCGCAATCAACTACGGTCGGGCTCGCGATCTCGGTGCGGCGACGCAGTAG
- a CDS encoding universal stress protein yields MNSETDDEDILAHVLLPVAHEADALATAKELEPYGPAHVTALHVVEKGGGVPDKTPVEQSEDLAAKSYAAVRSVFPDADEHTAYGRDVAVEIFDAADEVGASAIAFRSRGGNRLMQFLSGDISLKLVTQADRPVIALPREDET; encoded by the coding sequence ATGAACAGTGAGACCGACGACGAAGACATCCTCGCTCATGTCCTTCTTCCCGTCGCTCACGAAGCCGACGCGTTGGCGACGGCGAAGGAACTCGAACCCTACGGGCCGGCCCACGTGACCGCTCTTCACGTCGTAGAGAAGGGCGGTGGCGTGCCGGACAAGACACCGGTCGAACAGTCCGAGGACTTGGCCGCGAAATCGTACGCTGCCGTCCGGTCGGTGTTCCCCGACGCCGACGAACACACTGCCTACGGGCGGGACGTGGCCGTCGAAATCTTCGACGCGGCCGACGAGGTCGGTGCCAGCGCCATCGCCTTCCGCTCCCGCGGCGGGAATCGACTCATGCAGTTCCTCTCCGGCGACATTTCGCTGAAACTGGTGACCCAGGCGGATCGCCCAGTCATCGCTCTTCCTCGCGAGGACGAGACATGA
- a CDS encoding amino acid permease, whose protein sequence is MSEEDLAKDLGPLAALTIGVGTMIGAGIFVLPGEAILKAGSLASVAFVLGGVIALFTALSASELGTAMPRSGGAYYYVNHALGPMFGSIAGWANWLGLAFASAFYMVGFGRYIARIFGLSGSVGAGPVSITVVKIIALVGGAFFILVNYVGAKETGRLQNIIVVLLVVILTVFTFLGTLRAEPSNLPAATDVVTTLETTGLIFVSYLGFVQITSVAEEIKDPGKNLPRAVIGSVVIVTVIYAFVLVIMSAAVPPGFIADIISSDAENPIAVVEVGDYIQGAVMGGALLFGGLLATASSANASILASSRINFAMGRDRIVTPALNQIHERFGTPYRAIGITGGLILLFIVVGDLTLLSGAASGLHLIIYGLLNLALIVMRYVAPEEYTPDFVVPLYPILPILGVVLSFALLIFVASDALILSFGIAVAAILWYFLYARTRTEKQGILSKYIISRSREMPDAAVSAAAGVQPDGGQYRVMVPLANPAHQQELITLASAVAKQRGGTVVATHIVTVPDQTALAAAADRSDDIDESSQHLLDNAREDAETFGVDVETHTILSHKSYEAIFDAARTHTADLVVMGWGPESHGSPGRAESAIDELTEAVPCDFLILRDRGFDPSRVLLPTAGGPDSELSATIARYLQSEFDAEVTLLNVAEDRDTGEKFLREWAVDNGLEDANRLVKSGDIETAIRNAADDATLLLLGATEEGLLRRLVSGSLVLDVIDDVECSVLLAEKHRDRGLLERLF, encoded by the coding sequence ATGAGCGAGGAAGACCTCGCCAAAGACCTCGGACCGCTCGCAGCCCTGACCATCGGCGTCGGGACGATGATCGGTGCGGGTATCTTCGTTCTGCCGGGTGAAGCCATCCTCAAGGCCGGGTCGCTAGCGTCCGTGGCGTTCGTCTTGGGTGGCGTTATCGCCTTGTTCACGGCGCTGTCGGCCAGCGAACTCGGGACTGCGATGCCCCGCTCGGGCGGGGCCTACTACTACGTCAACCACGCACTGGGACCGATGTTCGGGTCGATTGCTGGCTGGGCCAACTGGCTTGGACTGGCGTTCGCCAGCGCGTTCTACATGGTTGGGTTCGGCCGGTACATCGCCCGTATCTTCGGTCTCTCGGGCAGTGTCGGTGCCGGCCCGGTATCGATCACCGTCGTGAAGATAATCGCGCTCGTCGGGGGTGCCTTCTTCATCCTCGTCAACTACGTCGGCGCGAAGGAGACGGGGCGACTCCAGAACATCATCGTCGTCCTGTTGGTCGTGATCCTCACCGTGTTCACGTTCCTCGGGACGCTCCGGGCCGAACCGTCGAACCTCCCGGCCGCGACGGACGTGGTCACCACCTTGGAGACGACGGGTCTCATCTTCGTCTCCTATCTCGGCTTCGTCCAGATCACGAGCGTCGCCGAGGAGATCAAAGATCCCGGCAAGAACCTCCCGCGGGCGGTCATCGGCAGCGTCGTCATCGTGACGGTTATCTACGCGTTCGTCTTGGTGATTATGAGCGCTGCCGTTCCCCCGGGATTCATCGCGGATATCATCAGTTCCGACGCCGAGAACCCCATCGCCGTCGTCGAAGTGGGCGATTACATCCAGGGAGCCGTGATGGGTGGTGCCCTGCTGTTCGGTGGCCTCCTCGCGACCGCCTCGAGTGCGAACGCCTCCATCCTCGCCTCCTCGCGGATCAACTTCGCGATGGGCCGTGACCGTATCGTCACGCCGGCACTCAATCAAATACACGAGCGGTTCGGAACCCCCTACCGCGCTATCGGCATCACTGGCGGTCTCATCCTCCTGTTCATCGTCGTCGGCGATCTGACGCTGCTGTCCGGGGCCGCGTCCGGATTACACCTCATCATCTACGGCCTGCTGAATTTGGCGCTCATCGTGATGCGCTACGTCGCTCCCGAGGAGTACACCCCGGATTTCGTCGTTCCGTTGTATCCGATACTGCCGATCTTGGGCGTCGTGCTTTCCTTTGCGCTACTGATTTTCGTCGCCAGTGACGCACTGATCCTGTCGTTCGGCATCGCAGTAGCGGCGATACTGTGGTATTTCCTCTACGCTCGGACGCGAACGGAAAAACAGGGCATCCTCTCGAAATACATCATCTCGCGCTCGAGAGAGATGCCCGACGCGGCCGTCAGCGCCGCCGCTGGCGTCCAGCCGGACGGGGGGCAGTACCGCGTGATGGTGCCCTTGGCCAACCCCGCACACCAACAGGAACTCATCACGCTCGCCAGCGCCGTCGCCAAACAGCGCGGTGGCACCGTCGTCGCCACTCATATCGTCACGGTGCCCGACCAAACGGCGCTGGCGGCCGCCGCCGACCGATCCGACGACATCGACGAGAGTTCACAGCACCTGCTCGACAACGCCCGCGAAGACGCCGAAACGTTCGGTGTCGACGTCGAAACACACACCATCCTATCGCACAAATCATACGAGGCCATTTTCGATGCCGCCAGAACCCACACCGCCGACCTCGTCGTTATGGGCTGGGGGCCTGAGTCGCATGGCTCCCCTGGACGGGCGGAGTCGGCGATCGACGAACTCACCGAAGCAGTCCCCTGTGACTTCCTGATTCTTCGGGACCGCGGGTTCGATCCCTCGCGGGTTCTACTCCCGACGGCCGGTGGCCCGGACTCGGAGCTCTCGGCCACTATCGCACGATACCTTCAGTCGGAGTTCGACGCCGAGGTGACGTTGCTCAACGTCGCGGAGGACCGCGACACAGGCGAGAAATTCCTCAGGGAGTGGGCAGTAGACAACGGTTTGGAGGATGCCAACCGACTGGTCAAATCTGGTGACATAGAGACCGCTATCCGGAACGCTGCGGACGATGCGACGCTTCTGCTCCTCGGTGCGACCGAAGAAGGGCTCCTCCGTCGACTCGTCTCCGGATCGCTCGTATTGGACGTCATCGACGACGTGGAGTGTTCGGTTCTGCTCGCGGAGAAACACCGCGACCGTGGCCTCCTCGAACGGCTATTCTGA
- a CDS encoding TrkA family potassium uptake protein, with protein sequence MTSNLDIIVAGGGRVGFQTAEILANRGHDVTIIEPDERIVSEIADEWIATVIQGDATNPDIIEQAGIEQADAIAALTGETGLNLAVCLAASELNPGIRTIARIDRAAGTAYTRFVDAVLFPERAGARVAANEIVGSDVQTLADVTGDLDIMLVRVAEGAPAAGKQLTEVRFPAGTLVVSDDEGHRIARPDTMLTPGNRYVVAVEPDVADEVMNLMRG encoded by the coding sequence ATGACCAGCAATCTCGACATCATCGTCGCTGGCGGCGGGCGAGTCGGCTTCCAGACAGCCGAGATACTTGCCAACCGTGGCCACGACGTAACGATCATCGAACCCGACGAGCGAATCGTCTCGGAAATCGCCGACGAGTGGATCGCGACCGTCATCCAAGGCGATGCGACCAACCCCGACATCATCGAACAGGCTGGCATCGAGCAAGCCGACGCGATTGCGGCCCTCACGGGTGAAACCGGGCTGAATCTCGCGGTTTGTCTGGCCGCTTCGGAGTTGAATCCCGGAATTCGGACAATAGCGCGCATCGACCGCGCGGCCGGCACGGCCTACACCCGGTTCGTCGACGCGGTGCTCTTCCCCGAGCGGGCCGGCGCGCGCGTGGCGGCAAACGAGATCGTCGGCAGCGATGTCCAGACGCTGGCAGACGTGACCGGCGACCTCGACATTATGCTCGTTCGCGTCGCAGAGGGGGCCCCGGCCGCCGGAAAACAACTGACTGAAGTCCGATTTCCGGCCGGAACGTTAGTTGTCTCCGATGACGAAGGCCATCGAATCGCCCGCCCCGACACGATGTTGACCCCCGGCAACCGTTACGTCGTTGCCGTTGAACCGGACGTTGCCGACGAAGTGATGAATCTGATGAGGGGATGA
- a CDS encoding ATP-binding protein, with translation MVSEAFTAIFLFVSLALWGTAVVAWRRIDSPAVDRFAVAAGTLGTGSFVISLGFAAGDPGFILGTTVSVAMLVPLPWVLFSFDYLGYERLTSTLVSGILAIPVVIGLAATIIIFAGQAFPWFGSATRTDAGELAAVIGTVIQLSQWMGVLYAGGLVLTGTGLILWSFRRYPHLDSTTGTVLGIFGTVPWVSVLFALQLQSTSFFLFSGTIAVGFGIGTVTAIALVGPAALFDRVPAAGNIGPTTVIGELNDAVVITDSEGQVIELNRSASRLFGHEQDAVDNHITDLVGSGLEGLRDRTTVEIKSASGRFLFDPTISDLTDQHDYLVGYTIVFRDVTDRTVKNQRLEVLNRLLRHNLRNDMNVILGRNDVVRTQVDDPAVMEHLDTIAETGEELVEASEKVRKSQQIPDSNSGAIERIRIEALTRQIFERVMPEQAVEYRYQGPEEIAVVATRNELRVALRNLITNAIQHNDSETPTVRVRVTRRSAKKYPLEIAVLDNGPGIPKAERTVIESGQETSLEHSSGIGLWTIRWIMRKLGGKIVFTGRESGGTAVKLLFPTPDPAEFGRKNGVAEDRSTDTDR, from the coding sequence ATGGTCTCTGAGGCTTTTACTGCTATATTTTTGTTCGTGTCTCTGGCACTGTGGGGAACAGCGGTTGTTGCGTGGCGTCGTATCGACTCACCTGCCGTAGACCGATTCGCAGTTGCTGCCGGAACGCTCGGGACCGGCAGCTTCGTTATTTCGCTGGGATTTGCGGCCGGCGATCCGGGGTTTATTCTTGGAACAACAGTTTCCGTTGCCATGTTAGTCCCACTCCCGTGGGTACTGTTTTCTTTCGATTATCTCGGGTACGAGAGACTCACGTCCACGTTGGTATCGGGGATTCTCGCGATTCCAGTTGTGATCGGGCTCGCTGCGACGATTATCATTTTCGCTGGGCAGGCGTTTCCGTGGTTTGGATCCGCAACACGGACCGATGCCGGCGAATTGGCTGCCGTCATCGGGACCGTGATACAGTTGAGCCAGTGGATGGGGGTTCTGTATGCCGGGGGACTCGTACTTACCGGAACCGGTCTCATCCTCTGGTCGTTTCGGCGTTACCCCCATCTCGATTCTACGACGGGAACTGTTCTGGGCATATTTGGTACGGTACCGTGGGTTTCCGTCCTTTTCGCGCTACAGCTCCAATCAACGTCGTTTTTTCTTTTCAGTGGGACGATCGCAGTCGGGTTCGGTATCGGAACCGTCACGGCGATTGCACTTGTCGGGCCAGCAGCCCTCTTCGATCGGGTCCCAGCAGCCGGAAATATCGGACCGACAACCGTAATCGGGGAGCTTAACGACGCGGTAGTTATCACCGATTCGGAAGGCCAAGTAATCGAGCTAAACCGCTCTGCCAGTCGACTCTTCGGTCACGAACAGGACGCTGTGGATAACCACATCACCGACTTGGTCGGCAGCGGTCTCGAGGGGTTGCGTGACCGCACTACTGTCGAAATCAAGTCCGCATCGGGACGGTTCCTCTTCGATCCCACTATTTCGGACCTCACCGATCAACACGATTATTTGGTCGGGTACACCATCGTATTCAGAGACGTAACGGATCGCACCGTCAAAAATCAGCGTCTTGAAGTCCTCAATCGACTCTTGCGGCATAACCTTCGTAACGATATGAACGTTATTCTGGGGCGGAACGATGTCGTTCGGACCCAAGTTGACGACCCAGCCGTGATGGAACATCTAGATACCATCGCTGAGACTGGTGAGGAATTGGTGGAAGCATCAGAAAAAGTGCGGAAGTCACAACAAATACCAGATTCCAATAGCGGAGCCATAGAACGAATCCGGATCGAAGCACTCACAAGACAGATATTCGAACGTGTTATGCCAGAACAAGCTGTTGAGTATCGTTACCAGGGACCGGAGGAAATCGCGGTCGTTGCAACACGGAACGAATTACGAGTTGCGCTGCGGAACCTCATCACAAACGCGATACAACACAACGACAGCGAGACCCCGACGGTACGGGTCCGGGTCACCCGCCGATCGGCAAAAAAATATCCGTTAGAAATAGCCGTTCTCGACAATGGTCCCGGGATTCCCAAAGCGGAGCGAACTGTGATTGAATCCGGCCAGGAGACGTCGCTTGAACATTCGTCCGGTATTGGCCTGTGGACGATCCGATGGATTATGAGAAAGCTGGGTGGGAAAATCGTCTTTACCGGGCGTGAATCGGGCGGAACTGCGGTGAAGTTGCTGTTTCCGACACCGGACCCCGCCGAATTCGGTCGGAAAAACGGGGTCGCTGAAGACCGGTCAACCGATACCGACCGATAG
- a CDS encoding APC family permease, which translates to MSGSQTRAPEAELGLLDATMIGMGAMIGAGIFVLTGLAAEIAGPAAILVFALNGVVTAFTGLSYAELAASIPKSGGGYAFVREIFDDLPSFIMGWMLWFAYMIAGALYALGFAPNFLELLHVYGIVPPPGQVGAVALPVVDAAVPLAFLLAFVAVLGLVALNAVSTAASGSVETIFTIIKVSILVVFVAFGLSSPMFSSAEFQPLFPEGSGAAAILPAMGLTFIAFEGYDLITTVTEEVKNPRENIPKAIFLSLVVTVIVYLAVVTVAIATLGADGLADAGEAGIAAAATSFMPTGLPIIQNGGALIVFGAVFSTLTALNAVVIASSRVAFSMGREGQLLPSFGQLHHRYGTPFVAILASAVVMLGSVALPTQSAGNMSSLFFLLSFIIVNIAVIRLRRERPNMNRPYEMPFYPAPPLIGVALNLILAGVLVEYLIRTDPLALVLSAAWILLGGIAYFALNRLRAQPNRGPTDADTEITPEAED; encoded by the coding sequence ATGAGCGGGAGTCAGACTCGCGCTCCAGAGGCCGAACTCGGGCTGCTCGACGCGACGATGATCGGGATGGGGGCGATGATCGGAGCCGGCATTTTCGTTTTGACGGGGTTGGCTGCCGAGATCGCTGGTCCGGCCGCGATTCTCGTCTTCGCGCTGAACGGGGTCGTCACCGCGTTCACCGGTCTTTCGTATGCCGAACTCGCTGCCTCGATCCCCAAAAGCGGCGGCGGGTACGCCTTCGTCCGGGAGATCTTCGACGACCTGCCCTCGTTCATCATGGGTTGGATGCTCTGGTTCGCCTATATGATCGCGGGAGCCCTGTACGCGCTCGGCTTCGCGCCGAACTTTCTCGAATTACTGCACGTCTATGGGATCGTCCCACCGCCGGGCCAGGTGGGTGCTGTCGCACTGCCAGTCGTCGACGCGGCGGTCCCACTCGCCTTTCTGCTGGCGTTCGTGGCGGTCCTCGGACTGGTGGCACTCAACGCCGTCTCGACGGCTGCCAGCGGCAGTGTCGAGACGATCTTTACGATCATCAAGGTGAGCATCTTGGTAGTCTTCGTCGCGTTCGGGCTCTCCTCGCCGATGTTCTCCAGCGCCGAGTTCCAGCCACTGTTCCCCGAAGGAAGCGGGGCGGCCGCGATACTCCCAGCGATGGGGCTCACGTTCATCGCCTTCGAGGGGTACGACCTCATCACCACCGTCACCGAGGAGGTCAAGAATCCACGTGAGAACATTCCGAAAGCGATCTTCCTGAGCCTCGTCGTGACCGTGATTGTCTACTTGGCGGTCGTGACAGTCGCTATTGCAACGCTTGGAGCCGACGGGCTCGCGGATGCCGGCGAGGCGGGGATCGCCGCGGCGGCGACGTCGTTCATGCCGACCGGACTACCGATCATCCAGAACGGGGGCGCGCTCATCGTCTTCGGGGCGGTCTTTTCGACACTGACTGCGCTGAACGCGGTCGTGATTGCCTCTTCGCGGGTGGCGTTCTCGATGGGACGCGAAGGACAGTTGTTGCCCTCGTTCGGTCAACTGCACCACCGCTACGGGACGCCGTTCGTGGCAATCCTCGCCAGCGCGGTGGTCATGCTCGGGTCGGTGGCATTGCCGACCCAGAGTGCCGGCAACATGTCGAGTCTGTTCTTCCTGCTCTCGTTTATCATCGTCAACATCGCCGTGATCAGGCTTCGCCGCGAGCGCCCGAATATGAACCGCCCCTACGAGATGCCGTTCTACCCGGCACCCCCGCTGATCGGCGTCGCTCTCAACCTGATCTTGGCCGGAGTGCTCGTAGAGTACCTGATCCGGACGGATCCACTGGCGCTGGTCCTCAGCGCGGCATGGATCCTGCTCGGAGGGATAGCCTACTTCGCACTCAACCGACTGCGAGCGCAACCGAATCGTGGCCCGACAGACGCCGACACCGAAATCACACCGGAGGCTGAAGACTGA
- a CDS encoding cation:proton antiporter regulatory subunit → MTVYESDLPGVGKKFEIEIGDGERLVIVTHNTGKREVFLKASEGADSEKLFELPDRLARTIGTILEGAYFQPVQSEQVETMLAEGTFLEWYNVDDGAEIAGQTLADARVRERTGVSVAAIERSGSVVPSPRADTVMEVGDTLVVIGSQEDLHEFDVLVSNDAASPE, encoded by the coding sequence ATGACCGTCTACGAGAGTGACCTTCCCGGTGTCGGGAAGAAATTCGAGATCGAAATCGGGGACGGAGAGCGGCTCGTCATCGTCACGCACAACACCGGCAAACGGGAGGTATTTCTCAAGGCCTCGGAGGGTGCTGACTCCGAGAAACTGTTCGAACTTCCCGACCGCCTGGCTCGTACCATCGGGACGATTCTGGAGGGTGCGTATTTCCAGCCGGTGCAATCCGAACAGGTCGAGACGATGCTCGCAGAGGGGACGTTTCTGGAGTGGTACAACGTCGACGACGGGGCGGAGATCGCCGGCCAAACGCTGGCCGACGCACGTGTCCGTGAGCGGACGGGAGTGTCGGTTGCTGCCATCGAACGATCCGGGTCAGTCGTGCCATCACCACGAGCGGATACGGTTATGGAAGTCGGTGATACACTCGTGGTCATCGGTTCTCAGGAGGATTTACACGAGTTCGATGTACTCGTCTCTAACGACGCCGCTAGTCCCGAGTGA